Proteins encoded together in one Bacteroidales bacterium window:
- the bamA gene encoding outer membrane protein assembly factor BamA — protein sequence MFKIFRYCFILFFLQLNLLAQTDKIIDIDYRVPRSFEIAGITVSGEFNVNADNVIAVSGLKIGQNIKVPGDAITDAINKIYSNGLFEQVSISVISVQGSFIYLDIFLKDRPRLSKFSITGAKKSDADNIREKMNISRGDVVSQHTIMNSKRIIQSYYIDKGFYNADVDIAQTKDSSATNFVILDFDIKRGNRMKIKKINIDGNNSVSDKIIHKSMKDTKEKKFYRFWKSSKYIPNDYQKDLAAVISKYHELGFRDAKIVRDTVAIDNSKELSINLNIDEGKKYYFGNISWVGNTIHSDAKLSQILNINRGDVYNQNILDQNLTYNPTTGRDVSSLYMDDGYLFFSVTPVEKSVDGDTINLEMQIYEGKQATINKVTVSGNTRTNDHVILREIRTRPGQLFSRSDMIRSQRELIQLNYFNAEKLVVNPKPNPMDGTVDMEYVVEEKSTDQFELSGGWGYQRLVGTLGVSFNNFSMRNIFNKNSYRPLPAGDGQRLSIRGQTNGVFYQSYNMSFTEPWLGGKKPNALSASIYHTVITNGAKKSEIGKLDARGDTIKRSSMKITGFSIGLGSRMKWPDDYFMRYITVSYQFYKFDDYFKAYSFTSGNANNFSIGLSLSRNSTYDPIFPKSGTEIMASVTFTPPYSMFNNKDYKNLPDKERYKWLEYHKWKFNATMYTQIAGNFVLMTRAKFGFMGMFNKDVGLSSFERFHLGGDGLSGYQIDGREIIGMRGYGNEVLTPRDAMGEELGGTIYSKYTMELRYPISTNPMATIFVLGFVEAGNTWLKFKDFDPYGVKRSAGLGVRVSLPMFGLLGLDYGIPFDDVPGIQDKFKGQFHFSINSSID from the coding sequence ATGTTTAAAATATTTAGATACTGTTTCATATTATTTTTTCTACAATTAAATCTTCTGGCTCAAACAGACAAAATTATTGATATTGACTATCGCGTGCCTCGTAGTTTTGAAATAGCAGGCATTACGGTAAGTGGCGAATTTAATGTAAATGCTGATAATGTTATTGCTGTTTCTGGATTGAAAATCGGACAAAATATTAAAGTTCCTGGCGATGCAATAACAGATGCCATCAATAAAATATATTCGAACGGATTATTTGAACAAGTTTCTATTTCTGTAATTTCAGTACAAGGAAGTTTTATTTATCTTGATATTTTTTTGAAAGACAGACCTAGACTGTCAAAATTTAGTATTACTGGCGCCAAAAAAAGCGATGCAGATAATATTCGCGAAAAAATGAACATTTCTCGTGGAGATGTTGTTTCTCAGCATACAATTATGAATTCTAAAAGGATAATTCAATCTTATTATATAGATAAAGGATTCTATAATGCAGATGTTGATATTGCTCAAACTAAGGATTCTTCAGCCACTAATTTTGTAATACTTGATTTTGATATCAAGCGTGGCAATAGAATGAAGATTAAAAAAATCAATATTGATGGGAACAATTCTGTATCTGACAAGATTATACATAAATCTATGAAAGATACAAAAGAAAAGAAATTTTATAGATTTTGGAAATCTTCAAAATACATTCCTAATGACTATCAAAAAGACCTTGCAGCCGTTATTTCTAAATATCACGAACTCGGCTTTAGAGATGCAAAAATCGTTAGAGATACTGTTGCTATTGATAATAGCAAAGAGCTGTCAATAAACTTAAATATTGATGAAGGTAAAAAATATTATTTTGGAAATATATCTTGGGTTGGAAATACCATACATTCTGATGCTAAACTTAGCCAAATTTTAAATATAAATCGAGGAGATGTCTATAATCAAAATATTTTAGACCAAAATCTTACTTATAATCCTACTACAGGTAGAGACGTGTCTTCTCTTTATATGGACGATGGTTATTTGTTTTTTTCTGTTACTCCTGTTGAAAAAAGTGTAGATGGCGACACGATAAATCTTGAAATGCAAATTTATGAGGGCAAGCAAGCTACAATTAATAAAGTTACTGTTTCTGGAAACACAAGGACTAACGACCATGTAATTTTAAGAGAAATTCGTACAAGACCGGGGCAGTTGTTTAGCCGTTCTGATATGATTAGATCTCAAAGAGAGCTAATTCAATTAAATTATTTTAATGCTGAAAAACTAGTTGTAAATCCCAAGCCAAATCCAATGGATGGAACAGTGGATATGGAATATGTGGTAGAAGAAAAATCCACTGACCAATTTGAGCTTTCAGGCGGTTGGGGATATCAAAGGTTGGTTGGAACTTTGGGCGTTTCGTTTAATAACTTTTCTATGAGAAATATTTTTAACAAAAATAGTTATAGACCTTTGCCTGCAGGTGATGGACAAAGACTTAGCATTAGAGGGCAGACAAATGGTGTTTTTTACCAATCTTATAACATGTCTTTTACCGAACCTTGGCTTGGAGGGAAAAAACCAAATGCTTTATCTGCATCTATTTATCATACTGTTATTACAAATGGTGCTAAAAAATCAGAAATTGGGAAATTAGATGCTCGTGGAGATACTATAAAAAGATCTTCTATGAAAATCACAGGTTTTTCCATTGGTTTAGGTAGTCGTATGAAATGGCCCGATGATTATTTTATGAGATATATAACAGTGTCATATCAGTTTTATAAGTTTGATGATTATTTTAAGGCTTATTCTTTTACTTCTGGCAATGCAAATAATTTTAGCATAGGTTTGTCTTTATCACGCAACTCTACATACGACCCTATTTTTCCTAAGTCAGGTACAGAAATAATGGCTTCTGTTACATTTACTCCTCCGTATTCAATGTTTAATAATAAAGATTACAAAAATTTACCAGATAAGGAGAGGTATAAATGGCTAGAATATCATAAATGGAAGTTTAATGCTACAATGTACACTCAAATTGCTGGAAATTTTGTTTTAATGACAAGAGCAAAATTCGGATTTATGGGTATGTTTAATAAAGATGTTGGACTTTCTTCATTTGAGCGATTTCATCTTGGTGGCGATGGACTTTCAGGTTACCAAATTGATGGTAGAGAGATTATAGGTATGAGAGGTTATGGAAATGAAGTATTAACTCCTCGTGATGCTATGGGTGAAGAATTGGGTGGAACAATTTACAGCAAATATACAATGGAACTCAGATATCCAATTTCTACAAATCCTATGGCAACAATTTTTGTGCTTGGTTTTGTTGAAGCAGGAAACACATGGTTGAAATTTAAAGATTTTGATCCTTATGGCGTGAAACGCTCTGCCGGACTAGGTGTTAGGGTGTCTTTGCCAATGTTTGGTTTGTTAGGTTTAGATTATGGCATTCCTTTTGATGATGTTCCAGGAATTCAAGATAAGTTTAAAGGACAATTCCATTTTTCGATAAACTCATCAATTGATTAA
- the gldD gene encoding gliding motility lipoprotein GldD: protein MKKKLIIKIFILSTFVILISCGRNNNYYPKPRGFFRIDLPQKKYKNFDSISFPFAFSMPVYSYIEPVKSDEVNSLWFNINFPKLNGNINFSYRPLNGNLYELSEDAREFTNKHIAKANEILQIRISNEDKKVYGIIYDIEGTNSASPYQFFLTDSTNHFLRGAVYFNHVPNNDSIAPIISRVKEDIDTIISTFRWK, encoded by the coding sequence ATGAAGAAGAAATTGATAATTAAAATTTTTATTCTATCAACTTTTGTAATTCTGATTTCTTGCGGAAGAAACAATAATTATTATCCAAAACCACGAGGATTTTTTCGTATAGACTTACCCCAAAAAAAATACAAAAATTTTGACAGCATATCTTTTCCATTTGCTTTTTCAATGCCCGTTTATTCGTATATTGAACCTGTGAAAAGTGATGAGGTAAATTCCTTATGGTTTAATATTAATTTTCCAAAATTAAATGGAAATATTAATTTTAGCTACAGACCTCTGAATGGAAATTTATATGAACTCTCAGAAGATGCAAGAGAATTTACAAATAAGCATATTGCAAAAGCAAACGAAATATTGCAAATAAGAATTAGTAATGAAGATAAAAAGGTTTATGGTATTATTTATGACATAGAAGGCACAAATTCTGCTTCTCCGTATCAATTTTTTTTAACAGATAGTACAAATCATTTCCTTAGAGGTGCTGTATATTTTAATCATGTTCCAAACAACGATTCTATTGCTCCAATTATTAGCAGAGTAAAAGAAGATATTGACACAATTATTTCAACTTTCAGGTGGAAATAA
- a CDS encoding OmpH family outer membrane protein: MKTKTFLITLFMLFSFFAGAQKFAYVDTQYILDNIPDYQTAQNTIDNISVEWQKELEAKFAEIDKLYKNYQSESFLLSEDMKTKRQNEIISKEKEAKELQKKYFGTEGDLFKKRQELVKPIQEKVYNAIEELAKDMNYAIIFDRASNANIMYADEKYDKSDEILSKLGYKAGGLNIRE, translated from the coding sequence ATGAAAACAAAAACTTTTTTAATTACACTTTTTATGCTGTTTTCTTTTTTTGCTGGAGCACAAAAATTCGCATATGTAGATACACAGTACATATTAGATAATATTCCAGATTATCAAACAGCTCAAAACACTATAGATAATATAAGTGTGGAATGGCAAAAAGAGCTTGAAGCTAAATTTGCTGAAATTGATAAATTGTATAAAAACTATCAGTCAGAGTCTTTTTTATTGTCTGAGGACATGAAAACTAAACGCCAAAATGAAATTATTTCTAAGGAAAAAGAAGCAAAAGAACTTCAGAAAAAATATTTTGGAACAGAAGGAGACTTGTTTAAAAAACGTCAAGAATTAGTAAAACCAATTCAAGAAAAAGTTTATAATGCTATAGAAGAACTTGCCAAAGATATGAATTATGCTATAATTTTTGACCGCGCTAGCAATGCAAACATTATGTATGCTGATGAAAAGTATGATAAAAGTGATGAAATTTTATCAAAATTAGGTTATAAAGCTGGTGGTTTAAATATTAGAGAATAA
- a CDS encoding CBS domain-containing protein: MSYIFIIFSITALILILFSFLRIAESAFIHIPFDFLDKLDDPNPSDYRVDKYLNKPAPVLISFSFLKYFLIIVIFCGIFISFQYLLKDYSLSLITALATLSTIFLLWIFGELIPLAFNNINVCKTFKSSFFIIVPISSIIIFLKKIFPYSFARHESRISRKDMISISDISNAIENSEVEDEEVMEKQLIKGIINFGDLEVKEIMRARIDVVSIQINESFDNVITKMLDAGYSRYPVYEESLDDIKGIIYIKDLMPAMMQCNNADYNWQQHLRHALFVPENMKISQLLVDFQSQKMHIAVVIDEYGGTSGIVSLEDILEEIVGEINDEHDSDSDLVLAKEIGENTFIFDAKIPIHDFVKFTNLSNNLFEDFEGEVETLGGIILSINGNFPTKNQIIVFKNIEFTVLSMNKYRIGNVKVKIHEEEIDN; encoded by the coding sequence ATGAGTTATATTTTTATAATTTTTAGCATAACAGCTCTAATACTAATTCTTTTTTCATTTTTAAGAATTGCTGAGTCAGCTTTTATTCACATTCCTTTTGATTTTTTAGATAAACTTGACGATCCAAACCCTTCTGATTATCGAGTTGATAAATATCTAAACAAACCAGCACCCGTTTTAATATCATTTTCTTTTTTGAAATATTTTCTTATAATAGTTATTTTTTGCGGTATTTTTATCTCATTTCAATATTTATTAAAAGATTATAGCTTATCTCTAATTACAGCATTAGCAACATTATCTACAATATTTCTTTTGTGGATTTTTGGAGAATTAATTCCTCTTGCATTCAATAATATTAATGTATGCAAAACTTTTAAATCTTCATTTTTTATTATCGTTCCAATATCGTCAATTATAATATTTTTAAAAAAAATATTCCCATATTCTTTTGCTCGACATGAAAGTAGAATTTCCAGAAAAGACATGATTTCTATTAGCGACATTTCAAATGCCATTGAAAATTCAGAGGTTGAAGACGAAGAGGTAATGGAAAAGCAGCTAATAAAAGGAATTATAAACTTTGGCGACCTTGAAGTGAAAGAAATAATGAGAGCTCGAATTGACGTTGTTTCCATTCAAATAAATGAAAGTTTTGACAACGTAATTACTAAAATGCTTGATGCTGGCTATTCTCGTTATCCTGTTTATGAAGAAAGTTTAGATGATATAAAAGGCATCATTTACATAAAAGACCTTATGCCTGCTATGATGCAATGTAATAATGCAGATTATAATTGGCAGCAACACTTACGCCACGCATTATTTGTTCCTGAAAACATGAAAATTTCTCAGCTTTTGGTTGATTTTCAATCTCAAAAGATGCACATTGCTGTAGTAATTGACGAATATGGCGGCACAAGCGGAATTGTTTCATTAGAAGATATTCTTGAGGAAATCGTTGGAGAAATTAATGATGAACATGACAGCGATAGCGACTTGGTTCTTGCAAAAGAAATTGGAGAAAACACTTTTATTTTTGATGCGAAAATACCTATTCACGATTTTGTAAAATTTACCAATTTAAGCAATAATTTGTTTGAAGATTTTGAAGGAGAAGTTGAAACCTTAGGCGGAATTATTCTTAGCATAAATGGAAATTTCCCAACAAAAAATCAAATAATTGTGTTTAAAAATATTGAATTTACTGTTCTTTCTATGAATAAATATAGAATTGGGAATGTTAAAGTGAAAATACATGAAGAAGAAATTGATAATTAA
- a CDS encoding integration host factor subunit beta, which yields MTKAEIVAEISSQTGVEKITVQAVVESFMDVIKNSLESGENVYLRGFGSFIIKHRKQKTGQNIAKKVKVVIPAHNVPVFKPSKIFADAVRNKTK from the coding sequence ATGACAAAAGCAGAAATTGTGGCTGAAATTTCAAGTCAAACAGGGGTAGAAAAAATTACTGTACAAGCAGTTGTTGAATCTTTTATGGATGTGATTAAGAACTCTTTGGAAAGCGGAGAGAACGTCTATCTAAGAGGTTTTGGTAGTTTTATTATAAAACATAGAAAACAAAAAACAGGACAAAACATTGCTAAAAAAGTTAAGGTTGTTATACCAGCACATAATGTTCCTGTATTTAAACCTTCAAAAATTTTTGCTGACGCTGTTAGAAATAAAACGAAATAA
- a CDS encoding isoprenyl transferase, with amino-acid sequence MEKNIKNNIPKHVAIIMDGNGRWAKARGLSRSEGHKQGAETVRTVIKAALKSGVKYLTIYAFSTENWNRPKEEVDAIMELLVVSLENETDELKNNGIKLTAIGDIEQLSDKAKSSLKESINATKNNIALNLIVALNYGSRDEILRAVNKISLDVDNKVLKPGAIDEATFEKYLYTSGTPDPDLLIRTSGEQRISNYLLWQLAYTEIYFTPITWPDFTEEDFYEALKAFSERERRYGKTSEQIQSQN; translated from the coding sequence ATGGAGAAAAATATTAAAAATAATATTCCTAAACATGTTGCCATAATTATGGATGGGAATGGTCGTTGGGCTAAAGCTCGCGGCTTAAGTAGAAGTGAAGGACATAAGCAAGGAGCAGAAACTGTCAGGACAGTAATAAAAGCTGCTTTAAAATCAGGGGTGAAATACCTTACAATTTATGCTTTCTCAACTGAAAACTGGAATAGACCTAAAGAAGAAGTTGATGCTATTATGGAATTATTAGTCGTTTCTTTGGAAAATGAAACTGATGAATTGAAAAATAATGGTATAAAACTTACAGCAATTGGTGATATTGAGCAACTTTCAGATAAAGCCAAATCATCTTTAAAGGAATCTATTAATGCTACAAAAAATAATATTGCTTTAAATTTAATTGTAGCTTTAAACTATGGTTCAAGAGATGAAATATTAAGAGCTGTAAATAAAATCTCTTTAGATGTAGATAATAAAGTTTTAAAGCCGGGTGCAATTGATGAAGCCACTTTTGAAAAATATCTTTATACATCAGGAACGCCAGACCCTGACCTATTAATTAGAACTTCAGGAGAACAACGCATATCTAATTATTTACTTTGGCAATTGGCTTATACAGAGATTTATTTTACACCAATTACATGGCCAGATTTTACAGAAGAAGATTTCTATGAAGCATTAAAAGCTTTCTCTGAACGTGAGCGAAGATATGGTAAAACAAGTGAGCAAATTCAATCCCAAAACTAA
- a CDS encoding OmpH family outer membrane protein, which produces MKNKIILIISLVFFTISTALTAQVKIKLGHINTNELMVSMPGRDTAQKVLEEYAKDLESQLTLMSQEFQTKYQDYLSNEASYLEPIKQSKQKELVDLEQRINDFKTQAQEMLSQKEAELIKPLIDRAKKAIDDVAIEKGYTYILDTGTGAVIYFPETDNVMSFVKEKLGIK; this is translated from the coding sequence ATGAAGAACAAAATCATTTTAATTATTTCGTTGGTATTTTTTACTATATCAACAGCATTGACTGCTCAGGTAAAGATAAAATTAGGTCATATTAACACTAATGAATTAATGGTTTCTATGCCGGGAAGAGATACAGCTCAAAAAGTACTTGAAGAGTATGCTAAAGATTTAGAAAGTCAGCTAACTCTTATGAGTCAAGAATTTCAAACAAAATACCAAGATTATTTATCTAATGAGGCTAGCTATCTTGAGCCTATAAAACAATCAAAGCAAAAAGAACTCGTTGATTTGGAACAAAGAATTAATGACTTTAAAACACAAGCTCAGGAAATGCTTTCACAAAAAGAAGCTGAACTTATAAAACCGCTTATTGACAGAGCTAAAAAAGCTATTGATGATGTTGCTATTGAAAAAGGATATACTTATATTCTTGACACAGGTACAGGTGCTGTTATTTACTTTCCTGAAACTGATAATGTGATGTCTTTTGTAAAAGAAAAATTAGGTATAAAATAA
- a CDS encoding single-stranded DNA-binding protein, with protein sequence MRSINKAILIGNVGKDPDVRVFESGNKNASFSLATTERYRDRAGVEQSITDWHNIVAWGPQADIIEKYVRKGAALYIEGRIRYREYEDKEGIKRRITDIILDSFSMLNSRSSNEQNNVASSSAEPNANANDDPLQSAPDDDLPF encoded by the coding sequence ATGAGAAGTATAAATAAAGCAATTCTAATTGGTAACGTAGGCAAAGATCCTGATGTTAGAGTCTTTGAAAGCGGCAATAAAAATGCATCATTTTCACTTGCAACAACTGAAAGATATAGAGATAGAGCTGGAGTTGAACAATCAATAACAGATTGGCACAATATTGTAGCCTGGGGACCTCAAGCTGATATTATAGAAAAATATGTTCGTAAAGGTGCTGCTCTTTATATTGAAGGTCGCATCAGATATAGAGAATACGAGGACAAAGAAGGCATTAAAAGAAGAATAACTGATATTATCCTCGACAGCTTTTCAATGTTAAACTCCCGCTCCAGCAACGAACAAAATAATGTAGCATCTTCATCAGCAGAACCAAACGCAAATGCAAATGACGATCCTTTACAATCTGCTCCTGACGACGATCTTCCATTCTAA